The window AGGTCACCCTCGATGTCGCGGATCTGCTCAAGGCCGGGCAGCACCGGAAGTGACATCCGTGCGGCGCCACCGCCGCTCCCCGTCCTCCCACTCGTCGGTGGGGACGAGGCCTGCCGCCGCGGCCACCGCCTCGGACGCGGTGTGGTCGGGGTGGATGTGCGCGACGACCGTATGCACCGTGCCCCCGGCCAGCAGGTGCGCCACCAGCCCCGCCGCCGCCTCCTTCGCGTAGCCCAGGCCCTGCCACCGGGTGCCGATCACCCAGGCGATCTCGGCTCGCGGGCCCGCCACCGTGGCCTGGACCCAGCCCGCCAGGCGGCTGTCGGCGCGGACCCGGAGTACCCAGTTCCACCAGTGTTCGGCAGGGTCGGGGGAGCCGGATTCCCAGCGGGTGTACCGGGCCCGGAGGGCGTCGAGGTCCTCCGGGGCGCCGCCCGTGTACGCGTGCAGGGCCGGGTCGGCGAGGACCGTCGCCATCTCCTCGGCGTGCGCGGCTCGCAGCGGAGTTGCGTCGAGCCGCTCGGTGGAGAAGGCCTCGGGTCCGTGGTTCGTCATAGCGCCCGACCCTACGTGCGGCGCTCCACGGGATGGCTGGGGGCCGCCCGGGACGTGCGCCGATGGGGTCGGGTGCGGTCGGTCAGCCGCGCTTGCGGCGCCGGTTCATGAAGACGAGTGCGCCCACGGCGGCGAGCAGCGCCGCCCCGACCAGCGTGCTGCCCTTCATCTCACTGCCGCCCGCGCCGCCGGCGGACGACGCGCCGCCACCGTCCTTCGACGGCGACTTGGAGCCGCTGCCGTTTCCGCGCGCTCCTGCGACGTCCACCCGTACCACCTCGCTCCGCGCGCCCTCCGAGCCGAACATCAGCGCCGAGCCGTCCGCCGT is drawn from Streptomyces sp. NBC_01717 and contains these coding sequences:
- a CDS encoding GNAT family N-acetyltransferase: MTNHGPEAFSTERLDATPLRAAHAEEMATVLADPALHAYTGGAPEDLDALRARYTRWESGSPDPAEHWWNWVLRVRADSRLAGWVQATVAGPRAEIAWVIGTRWQGLGYAKEAAAGLVAHLLAGGTVHTVVAHIHPDHTASEAVAAAAGLVPTDEWEDGERRWRRTDVTSGAARP